A portion of the Natronococcus sp. AD-5 genome contains these proteins:
- the asd gene encoding aspartate-semialdehyde dehydrogenase, which translates to MAVRVGVLGATGAVGQRLIQLLDPHPDFEIAALTASESSAGKTYRQAAKWRVDSPIPEDVAEMTVSATEPDAVPDDVDLLFSSLPSSVGAKVEPAFCEAGYVMSSNSSNARMDDDVPLVIPEVNADHLDLLEVQRDERGWDGAMVKNPNCSTITFVPTLAALAEYGLETVHVATLQAVSGAGYDGVSSMEIIDNAVPYIGSEEDKLETESRKLLGEFDGASLSHDGVEVAASCNRIPTIDGHLENVWVETEDDLSPEEAAEAMREYPSLDLRSSPDRLIHVFDEPDRPQPRLDRTLGDGMAIAAGGLRESSFGLQYNCLAHNTIRGAAGASVLNGELLLENGYL; encoded by the coding sequence ATGGCAGTACGAGTAGGCGTACTCGGCGCAACCGGTGCCGTCGGACAACGACTGATTCAGCTTCTCGATCCCCACCCGGACTTCGAGATCGCAGCACTGACCGCGAGCGAATCGAGCGCCGGCAAGACGTACCGGCAGGCCGCGAAGTGGCGCGTCGACAGCCCGATCCCCGAGGACGTCGCGGAGATGACCGTCTCGGCGACCGAGCCGGACGCGGTGCCCGACGACGTCGATCTGCTGTTCTCCTCGCTCCCCTCGAGCGTCGGCGCGAAGGTCGAACCCGCGTTCTGCGAGGCCGGCTACGTCATGTCCTCGAACTCCTCGAACGCGCGGATGGACGACGACGTTCCGCTCGTCATCCCGGAGGTCAACGCCGACCACCTCGACCTGCTCGAGGTCCAGCGCGACGAGCGCGGCTGGGACGGCGCGATGGTCAAGAATCCCAACTGCTCGACGATCACCTTCGTTCCCACCCTCGCCGCGCTCGCGGAGTACGGCCTCGAGACGGTCCACGTCGCGACCCTCCAGGCCGTCTCCGGCGCCGGTTACGACGGCGTCAGCTCGATGGAGATCATCGACAACGCCGTTCCGTACATCGGCAGCGAGGAGGACAAACTCGAGACCGAGTCCCGGAAGCTGCTCGGCGAGTTCGACGGCGCCTCCCTCTCTCACGACGGCGTCGAGGTCGCCGCCTCCTGTAATCGGATCCCGACGATCGACGGCCACCTCGAGAACGTCTGGGTCGAGACCGAAGACGACCTCTCGCCGGAGGAGGCTGCCGAGGCGATGCGGGAGTACCCGTCGCTCGACCTCCGCTCCTCGCCCGACCGGCTCATCCACGTCTTCGACGAACCGGACCGCCCGCAGCCGCGGCTCGACCGCACGCTCGGCGACGGAATGGCGATCGCGGCGGGCGGACTGCGCGAGTCCTCGTTCGGACTGCAGTACAACTGCCTCGCACACAATACGATCCGCGGCGCCGCCGGCGCGAGCGTCCTGAACGGCGAACTGCTGCTCGAGAACGGCTACCTCTAG
- a CDS encoding 30S ribosomal protein S17e, whose translation MAIKPAYVKKTGNLLLERYPDAFTTDFEQNKDSVDKLTNVESKGVRNRIAGYVTRKKGAEAAA comes from the coding sequence ATGGCAATCAAACCGGCCTACGTCAAGAAGACCGGGAACCTCCTCCTGGAGCGGTACCCGGACGCGTTCACAACCGACTTCGAACAGAACAAAGACAGCGTCGACAAGCTCACGAACGTCGAGTCCAAGGGCGTTCGCAACCGGATCGCCGGCTACGTCACGCGGAAGAAAGGCGCCGAAGCTGCAGCGTAA
- a CDS encoding PPOX class F420-dependent oxidoreductase: MSEFTKQELDYLDEQRLGRLATVGANSQPHVVPVGFRYDADEDAIDIGGRDFAESKKFREAKRNPRVAFVVDDLASIDPWQPRGIEIRGRAQTFDEGGERFGPGYDDAWMQIRPERIVSWGI; the protein is encoded by the coding sequence ATGAGTGAGTTTACCAAACAAGAACTCGACTACCTGGACGAACAGCGTCTCGGGCGTCTCGCGACCGTCGGGGCGAATTCCCAACCTCACGTCGTCCCCGTCGGCTTTCGCTACGACGCCGACGAGGACGCCATCGACATCGGCGGACGGGACTTCGCCGAGTCGAAGAAGTTCCGCGAGGCGAAACGCAACCCTCGCGTCGCCTTCGTCGTCGACGACCTGGCTAGTATCGATCCGTGGCAACCGCGCGGCATCGAGATACGCGGCCGCGCGCAGACGTTCGACGAAGGCGGCGAGCGCTTCGGACCGGGTTACGACGACGCGTGGATGCAGATCCGGCCGGAACGAATCGTCTCCTGGGGGATCTGA
- a CDS encoding DUF447 domain-containing protein, whose protein sequence is MSDDPDPEGANASAETVEWPVSLEGVTESVVTTLGPNGRWNAAALGLFAGDPVTATTWGNTRTRRNFHRRSEGYVQFTVDPVDFVDAALTIRELEEPVLESADAWARVRVERIDSGTEGETRWEEWQLRPVESEIVSETVPTVDRGFGAVIEATVAASRLGVEGYDEGQLRDRLEYCASVVDRAGSPREREALERVREYAAW, encoded by the coding sequence ATGAGCGACGACCCGGATCCGGAGGGGGCGAACGCGAGCGCCGAGACGGTCGAGTGGCCCGTCTCGCTCGAGGGCGTCACCGAATCCGTCGTGACGACCCTGGGACCGAACGGCCGGTGGAACGCGGCCGCGCTCGGGCTGTTCGCCGGCGATCCCGTCACCGCGACGACCTGGGGGAACACCCGAACCCGGCGGAACTTCCACCGCCGGAGCGAGGGCTACGTCCAGTTCACCGTCGATCCCGTCGACTTCGTCGACGCCGCGCTCACGATCCGCGAACTCGAGGAGCCGGTACTCGAGTCGGCCGACGCCTGGGCGCGGGTGCGAGTCGAGCGGATCGATTCGGGGACCGAGGGGGAGACGCGCTGGGAGGAGTGGCAACTCCGCCCCGTCGAGTCCGAGATCGTCTCGGAGACCGTGCCGACGGTCGACCGCGGCTTCGGCGCCGTGATCGAGGCGACGGTCGCCGCCTCGCGACTCGGGGTGGAGGGGTACGACGAGGGCCAGTTGCGCGACCGTCTCGAGTACTGCGCCTCGGTCGTCGACCGCGCCGGGAGTCCGCGAGAGCGCGAGGCGCTCGAGCGCGTGCGCGAGTACGCGGCGTGGTGA
- a CDS encoding triphosphoribosyl-dephospho-CoA synthase, with protein MTDPAQNAELALLLEVAASPKPGNVDRRRDLDDLRFEHFLAGAVGAGQGLELAASGAAVGPAFERAVEGMAAQEGGNTQFGALLLLVPLVRAARDELSQPVVESVLEGTTVADAAAFYRAFEHVDVFVADPPETMAPLDVRRGADAIPALEERGLTLLDVMDRSVPGDDVAREWVTGFDRSFTAAERLAAADGPLLERTAAVFLSLLAERADTLVAKRSGEAVAAEVTERAADLYERDALKADREAVEAFADELVDRGINPGTTADVTAAGLFIALEHETITL; from the coding sequence ATGACCGATCCCGCTCAGAACGCCGAACTCGCGCTCTTGCTCGAGGTCGCCGCCAGCCCCAAGCCCGGCAACGTCGATCGCCGCCGCGACCTCGACGACCTGCGCTTCGAACACTTCCTCGCGGGGGCCGTCGGCGCCGGCCAGGGCCTCGAACTGGCGGCGAGCGGCGCGGCGGTCGGCCCGGCGTTCGAGCGCGCGGTCGAGGGGATGGCCGCCCAGGAGGGCGGCAACACCCAGTTCGGCGCGCTCCTGTTGCTCGTGCCGCTCGTCCGGGCCGCTCGCGACGAGCTTTCGCAGCCCGTCGTCGAGTCCGTTCTGGAGGGAACGACCGTCGCCGACGCGGCCGCGTTCTACCGGGCGTTCGAGCACGTCGACGTCTTCGTCGCCGATCCGCCCGAGACGATGGCGCCGCTCGACGTTCGCCGCGGGGCCGACGCGATTCCGGCCCTCGAGGAGCGCGGCCTCACGCTGCTCGACGTGATGGACCGAAGCGTTCCCGGCGACGACGTCGCCCGCGAGTGGGTCACCGGCTTCGATCGCTCCTTTACGGCCGCCGAACGGCTCGCCGCGGCCGACGGGCCGCTCCTCGAGCGCACCGCGGCGGTCTTTCTCTCCCTGCTCGCGGAGCGAGCCGACACCCTCGTGGCGAAACGCAGCGGCGAGGCCGTCGCGGCGGAGGTGACCGAGCGCGCCGCCGACCTGTACGAGCGCGACGCGCTCAAGGCGGACCGCGAGGCGGTCGAGGCCTTCGCCGACGAACTCGTCGACCGCGGAATCAATCCGGGGACGACGGCGGACGTCACCGCGGCCGGACTGTTCATCGCCCTCGAGCACGAAACGATCACGCTATGA